A portion of the Novosphingobium sp. KA1 genome contains these proteins:
- a CDS encoding oligosaccharide flippase family protein, with protein MVTKGGRDVLALVRSWTAYAALPAAGIITAPILAHALGPQGRGQLAAILQPLALASAVAAVGVPSAVTYYIARSGPAEQIIRSALKIAAVMTLLVGAILIAYSARLAGEIGINRITMLAIWALFLPNALISIRRAHVQGLRQYFTLDLERVLIAGVRVVIIIGLWLAGVQSVTIFASAYMLPGLCAALMLRLPRNEKTTEPKEVITFTSQAFLKYSLLSSFGTIANAMSARLDQALMPAVVPVAELGYYSVAVAVAEISTILTLVAARNVLAEASAGWSVWKIAKHVLIGGIGQLVLILTISISLPYVMPIVFGADFGPAIGLIRILLLGTFVSYWANVVASYLTGRGLPGRGSSGQAAAAFLTAVLFWLLWHQMTALTAAWISVCSQVAALAVSVLFAGLLPLRRPKRAQPSDPRLARMPKPIMLFDPPRLWLLSTKLYQNGKPRSARIIKAYLFFIFRAVLPPEAVLRGKPELGHWAMNIVVHPNVTIGEDVMIWHGVTLSVSDSPQAPSRLVIGDRVVIGAGTVIVTPFHSGLTICNDVKIGANSVVSRSITEPGTYVGAPAKLVRSSAEA; from the coding sequence ATGGTTACCAAGGGTGGTCGTGACGTCCTCGCGCTGGTGCGGAGCTGGACCGCTTATGCCGCACTGCCAGCGGCCGGTATCATCACCGCGCCGATTCTGGCCCACGCGCTCGGCCCACAGGGACGAGGTCAACTCGCTGCAATCCTACAACCGTTGGCGCTGGCAAGCGCTGTCGCAGCGGTTGGTGTGCCCTCGGCCGTCACCTATTACATAGCGCGCAGCGGGCCTGCTGAGCAGATAATCCGTTCCGCCTTGAAGATCGCAGCAGTGATGACGTTGCTTGTCGGTGCCATTCTCATTGCCTATTCAGCGAGGTTAGCTGGAGAAATTGGCATCAATCGCATCACGATGCTGGCGATCTGGGCGCTGTTCCTACCTAATGCGCTAATCTCGATCCGGCGCGCCCATGTCCAAGGGCTCCGACAATATTTTACGCTGGATCTTGAGCGGGTGCTGATCGCGGGCGTACGCGTGGTGATCATCATCGGGCTGTGGCTCGCCGGGGTCCAATCAGTAACGATCTTCGCCAGTGCCTATATGCTTCCGGGGCTGTGCGCAGCGCTAATGCTGCGCCTGCCGCGCAATGAGAAAACGACCGAACCGAAAGAGGTGATCACTTTCACTTCGCAGGCGTTCCTAAAATATTCGCTGCTTTCCAGCTTCGGCACCATCGCCAATGCTATGAGCGCCCGCCTCGATCAGGCGCTCATGCCAGCAGTAGTGCCGGTGGCCGAGCTTGGTTATTATTCGGTTGCGGTGGCCGTCGCGGAGATTTCCACGATACTGACCCTGGTCGCCGCACGCAACGTTCTCGCCGAGGCCAGCGCAGGCTGGAGTGTCTGGAAGATCGCCAAACACGTGCTGATCGGTGGCATCGGGCAACTCGTGCTGATTCTCACGATCTCGATTTCGCTGCCCTATGTCATGCCGATCGTGTTCGGGGCGGATTTTGGTCCTGCGATCGGGTTGATACGTATCCTACTGCTCGGCACGTTCGTCAGTTATTGGGCGAATGTCGTGGCATCCTATCTGACCGGCCGCGGCCTGCCCGGCCGCGGCTCGTCCGGGCAGGCCGCGGCCGCTTTCCTTACCGCGGTTCTATTCTGGCTGCTGTGGCACCAGATGACGGCACTGACGGCGGCGTGGATCAGTGTCTGCTCGCAAGTCGCAGCGCTTGCAGTTTCGGTGTTATTCGCGGGACTGCTCCCACTACGCCGCCCCAAGCGTGCCCAGCCAAGCGATCCGCGCCTGGCGCGGATGCCGAAGCCAATCATGTTGTTTGATCCGCCGCGACTGTGGTTGTTGTCGACCAAGCTCTACCAGAACGGCAAGCCTCGGAGCGCGCGCATCATCAAAGCCTATTTGTTCTTCATCTTCCGCGCCGTGCTGCCGCCTGAGGCGGTTCTGCGCGGTAAACCCGAACTCGGGCATTGGGCGATGAACATCGTTGTTCATCCTAACGTGACGATCGGCGAGGATGTGATGATCTGGCACGGCGTCACTCTCTCCGTTTCGGATTCGCCTCAGGCCCCTTCACGCCTGGTGATCGGCGATCGCGTCGTAATCGGTGCTGGCACCGTCATTGTCACGCCATTCCATTCCGGACTGACCATCTGCAACGATGTGAAGATCGGCGCGAATTCGGTGGTAAGCCGATCGATCACCGAACCAGGTACCTATGTCGGGGCACCCGCCAAACTTGTACGATCAAGTGCCGAAGCATGA
- a CDS encoding glycosyltransferase family 4 protein, giving the protein MRLLFLTRSLPFHHVGGMEAVAWDLARSLAERGHDVEILTTQTAALPERCKRDGVRIRTMDIRSGRYSAAYWRQTAHLFETEYRNSVDLVLSIGMGAYAIAFTRRHRDSPPVLMQSHGQAWGELISKLSVPSPVSWLKAPKNLLDLARDRALRHFDEIIAVGPAVEDVLRAPPTRWLLGDTPVTVVANGIDERRFTFDAAARTAVRTELDIDLNAPAVVSACRLHVQKGLAESLSGFARARQTRPNLVYIIAGAGPAEARLREHAAQLGIARAVHFVGPVDRQTLPRMLSAGDVFLFTSKRREGLALGPLEAAATGLPCILSRHLAIAELDTWLVDPDDANGVAQAILSSLPPFGTADRGSRLPFRYSLAHATTCYEDCFRRAIDVAGNWTSRKTRGV; this is encoded by the coding sequence ATGCGCCTGCTGTTCCTCACCCGCTCATTGCCCTTCCACCATGTCGGCGGCATGGAGGCGGTCGCCTGGGATTTGGCGCGCTCTCTCGCGGAACGTGGACATGACGTGGAAATCCTTACCACCCAAACTGCAGCCCTGCCCGAACGCTGCAAACGCGACGGCGTACGTATCCGTACGATGGACATCCGATCAGGTCGCTACTCTGCCGCCTATTGGCGACAGACTGCGCATCTGTTCGAAACCGAATATCGCAATAGCGTCGATCTCGTCCTAAGCATCGGCATGGGTGCCTATGCCATCGCCTTCACACGCCGCCACCGCGATAGCCCGCCGGTTCTGATGCAGTCGCACGGCCAAGCGTGGGGCGAGTTAATATCAAAGCTCAGCGTTCCCTCCCCAGTGTCATGGCTCAAGGCACCCAAGAACCTACTCGATCTAGCGCGGGACCGAGCCCTTCGCCATTTCGACGAGATCATAGCGGTCGGCCCGGCGGTCGAAGACGTGCTGCGCGCTCCGCCCACTCGCTGGTTGCTCGGCGACACACCAGTGACGGTGGTGGCGAACGGCATCGACGAACGGCGCTTCACCTTCGATGCTGCGGCACGGACCGCAGTCCGGACAGAGCTAGACATTGACTTGAACGCGCCGGCGGTGGTCTCTGCATGCCGCCTGCACGTCCAGAAGGGGCTCGCGGAATCGCTGAGCGGATTCGCGCGCGCGCGCCAAACCCGCCCTAACCTCGTCTATATCATCGCTGGTGCTGGCCCCGCCGAGGCGCGACTGCGCGAACATGCGGCACAACTTGGCATCGCTAGAGCAGTGCATTTTGTCGGACCTGTTGACCGTCAAACCCTGCCTCGCATGTTGAGCGCCGGTGATGTGTTCTTGTTTACCTCGAAACGGCGTGAGGGCCTCGCCCTCGGTCCGCTGGAAGCGGCGGCAACCGGCCTGCCCTGCATTCTCTCGCGCCATCTCGCCATTGCCGAACTCGACACGTGGCTGGTCGATCCCGACGATGCCAATGGCGTGGCCCAAGCGATCCTGTCCAGCCTACCCCCGTTCGGCACGGCCGACCGAGGCTCAAGACTACCATTCCGCTATTCCTTGGCTCACGCCACCACGTGCTACGAGGATTGTTTCCGAAGAGCCATAGATGTTGCTGGCAACTGGACATCTCGAAAGACTCGGGGCGTCTGA